The DNA sequence GCAACTACTACTACGCGCAGGCAAATATAAAATACCTTACCAAAAACCACAAAATCGCCCTAGCCTTTAAGCTAACGGCGGTCGCGATGATATTCGTCGGAGCGCAGATGAACCTAACTATCGCCTGGAATATCGCCGATATCACGATGGCGGCGATGGCTACGATAAATATCGCGGCGATCTTTATGCTATCAAAAGTCATGATAAAAGCCCTAAAAGACTACGAATCGCAAAGAAAAGCGGGGCTAAATCCGGAATTTGACCCTGAGAGCATAGGCATCGCAAACACAACTTGCTGGAGAAAAAAATGAACATAAGCGGACAACTTTTAAATTTACAAACCCATAGAAAAGTCGCAAAAATCGGAATGAGCGTCACTCTAGCCACCGTTTGCCTAACGGCGCTCGGGCTTAAAGGTAGAAACAAAAGCCGCTGCGAGAAACTGCATACGATCGCAGGCATCGCATTCGTCGGCTTTTCGCTATATCACGCGGGACTCTACGAAAACGGCATTTTTAGAAATATGATCGTAAACGCAAACAAGAAAAACGCCGAAGCAAAGAGGCTAGCAAGCGATGATAAAGATAAATGACGCGGAAATTTTAGCCTATATCGGCGAAGACCTGCCCTACTTTGATCTTACGACCTCGCTTCAAGGCATCCGTAAAAACGCCGTCTTAACCATACTGCCGCGCGAGGACGTAACGGTTAGCTGCGTAGACGTAGCGGCCGGTATCGCGCGCTTGCTAGACTGCGAGGCTCAAATTTGCGTCCCAAACTCAGCCGTCGCAGCCGCAAAAGAGCCGATCGTAAAAATCAGCGGCAGCTACGATAATGTGCACAAAGCCTGGAAACTAGCGCAAATTTGCCTAGAATACGCCTGCCGGATCGCCACCTGCGCAAGAGCGATGAACGAGGCCGCCAAAAGCGTAAATCCAAAATGCGAAATCCTAGCCACGCGCAAGAGCTTCCCGTTTGCCAAGAAATTTTGCCTAAAGGCCGTGCTTGAGGGCGACTGCGGTATACACAGGCTAAATTTGAGCGATAGCGTGCTGTTTTTTAAAAATCATATCAAGGCTTACGACTCGTATGAGGAGTTTTTGGCTCAAATTCCAACCTTTAAAGCAAAAGCCCCCGAGCGCAAAATCGCCGTCGAGTGCGAAAATTTAGATGATTGCGAAGCGCTTTTAAGGGCGGGCGCCGACGTCGTGCAGTGCGATAAATTTACGCCGGAAGCCGTAAAGCAAGCAGTGGACCTACGAGACAAAATCGCCCCAAACGCGGCCCTAGTCGCAAGCGGCGGGATAAATCTAAAAAACGTCCGAGAATTCGCTATCACAGGCGCAGACGCGCTCGTGACATCAGCTATGTATACGCAAGGTATGGCAGATATCACGGCGGTTTTAGAGATAGTATAATTTGCAAATTTGACGGACTCTTCGGCGCGTCAAATTTGCGCTTGAGTTTAACGTATAGCTATCTCAAACTTTCTCATTTATCATTTTTTGATTACAGTCCTGTATCCAAGTGGTCTCGTTTTTATTACACATCCAAAACGGACCGCCCGACTCTGGACCCAAAGCATTAGTTAAGGCTTGGATTAGCCAAGAGTGATAAGACTCGTAGATGTATGTATTGTCGGCTAGTATCTTACCGGTACTTCTATCTTTGATTAGTCCGCCGTAGTTAAATCCCATGTCTATTATCTTATCAAACACGGTTTTTATATTCGGCTTTTGCTCTAAGAGATGATACGAATCTTCCACTACGAGCTCGACAGACGCTATCTCATCTTCATTGATTTCTTTGCGAGCTACGCATTTGTCTTTGTAGATTTGTTTGAGATCTTTTATATTGTATTTTATGTAGCTTAATATTTTAGACGGTTTTATATCTATCGTCGAGGCATTTTTATCGTCAAGTAACGATTTTATCTCTCTGATTATTTTATCCTCGTTTTCATGATTTGATTGCAGTTGATTAAAAAATATATTTAATTCTTCATATGTTATCGGGATACTCTTTAAAAAGCCTCTTGTGCTTAACTTGGCTGATAAAAAGCACTCTTGTGCGGTATAATCATCCAGATAAATTCTAAAATATTTACCGTTTGTGGCGGGATTTTCGCTTTTTTTTTTTTAGTCTATAAAATTTACGTAGCCGTTTATCAAAGATATGAAATTTGCATCGGTCGTATTTGCAGGGAAATTTAGCCAATTGGTTGGATCTATCAAAAGAAAACCGCTTCTATTCCATTCGACTATTTCTCTTTCTCCGGCATAGTAAGCGTGTATGGCGGGCTTTTCGTGGACGCTTATCTTGGCATATTTAAAATCATAATAAGCCATAATTGCTTTAAGTACGACAATATCCCCGAAAAACACCATAAACCAAACAAAAAGCCAAAGAAGTTTGCGTTTGCCTTTGGGGGCGATTAAAGCAACAAAAAAGCTTACGATTAGAAAAATGAGTGCGATTAGAAGTACTGCGGCGTCGTGCATATCTGATCCTTTTTAAAAGCCAAAATTTAAAATACCTACTGCCGTCAAGTAAAGCGGCGATGTTTGGTCTCGCCGCTAGTTTTAAATTTTAGCTAAATTTGGCTTCAAATTTAGGTTATTTTGCCGCTACGCTTGCTCGCTCGTAGTGTGCGATGATTTTATTATGAATCAGTAGCGAGATATAAATCACAGCACCGCCTAGGCAGAGTCTTAGTATATCCGCATCCTTATGCCAAAATACTAAATTTACGATGATGGCCGCAGGTATGAGAGCGTTGTTCATGATAGCTAGGGTGCCGCTATCTACCTCGCATGCGCCTTTGTTCCATAAAAAGTATCCAAGACCGCTAGCTCCGATGCCAAGCCGGAGCATATGCCGAGTTTAGAAGCGGCTTTACCGCTTCTAGCGTTTATAGGCTTATCTCTTTTATATCGGCGATTTTGAGGAATTCCGCGTAAATTTGCCCTACGAGCGCAAGGCGGTTTTTACGCACGAGCTCGTCCTCGGCGTTTATCATTACGTTGTCGAAAAACTCGTCTATCGCAGCTTTTAGACCGAAAAGATTTTTTAGGCGTTCGCTGTATGAGCCGCCGGCTTTTACCGCAGCCTTAAAGGCGTCATTTAGCTTTTTCTCGCTCTGGTTTTCAAATTTCGCCTCGTCTACCGCGCCGAAATTTTCATCTTTGATGATGTTTGCCAGACGCTTAAACGTGCTAAAATTTTGCCTAAAGTCATCCGCCGCGCAGATCGCGCCTAGAGCTTCGATCGCCTCGCACTGCGCGAGCACATCGCCCTTTTTGCTAGCTAGGCAGGCCTTTACGACGGACGGATTTACGTCAAAGAATGTATAAAGTCTATCGAAAATGAAATTTATGAGCGCCTCGACGTCAAATTTAGCATATCCCTCCGCCGTCTCGCGTAAAAATGCCGCGATATCAAAGTTTAGATTTTCGTTTTGGATGATCTTGATGACGCCGTTAGCCGCGCGGCGGAGCGCATACGGGTCTTTGTTGCCGCTTGGGATCTTGCCCGCGCTAAAGAGCCCGATTAGCGTCTCGAGCTTGATCGCGAGCGCGACGACGGAGCTAAAGATAGTGCTAGGTAGCGCGCTAGCCTCGCCGCTTGGCAGATATTGCTCCTTGATGGCGGTTACGACGTTTTCGTTTTCGCCCTTAGCCGCCGCGTAGTAGCCGCCCATAACGCCCTGAAGCTCGGTAAACTCATACACCATCTGCGTGGTTAGATCGGCCTTACTCAGCATCACGGCGCGCTCTAGTAGCGCCTCGTAGCCCTCTCCCGCGCACGCTTTTAGCCTATCGGTGCAGATTTTGGCTAGTCGTTTTGCGACGCCTAGCTCGCGCACGCTTTTGTCAAATGTGCTACCAAGCTCTTTTAGATAGGTGATGTTTTTTAGCTTTTCTGGGCCGAACTCATGCGCTAGGTCGCTGCGCCAGAAAAACATCGCGTCGCTAAGTCTAGCGCGCAAAACCTTTTCGTTGCCTTTCACGATGAGCGCTGGCTCTGGCGAGATAGCGTTGCTGACGACCACGAAGCGATTAGCTAACTTGCCGCCCTCAAAAACAGGAAAATATCTCTGGTTTTCCTTCATCGAAGTGATGATGACCTCGCTAGGCACCTCCAAAAACTCTCGCTCAAAGCCGCCAAGCAGCGCGGTCGGATGCTCGGTGATCGCTACGACTTCGTCTAGCAGCGCCTCGTCCACCTCGACCGTTACGCCGTTTTTAGCTTCGATTTGTTTAAATTCGCTCAAAATTTTCTCTCGGCGCGCGTTTTGATCGAGGATTACGCCGATTTTAGGCATCGCGGCGAAATAGTCTTTCGCGTTTTTTACGGTAAATTTATCGTAGCTTACGCTTCTGTGCATAAAAATACTGTCGCCGCTTTCCACGTCAAATTTGTTAAATTTAACGACCTCGTCTCCAAGCAAACACAAAAACGAGCGTACCGGGCGGATAAACTCAAATTTACCCTCGCCCCAGCGCATTGATTTGCCAAAATTTAAGCCAAGCAAAAACTTCTCGATCATATCGCCCAGAAGCTCAGAGCTAGGCTTGCCCGCGACCGGCTTTTTGTAGTAGAGCACCTCTTTGCCGCCGACGGTTTCAAATTTTAGCTCAGACTCTGCGATACCGCATTTTTTAGCAAAGCTTAGCGCAGCCGGCGTCCATGCGCCGTCTTTTTGCGCGACTTGCCTCGGCGCACCGATAAACTCGCTAAATCCATCCTCCTGGCGCACCGCAAATTTCGGGTGGTAAAACGCGATCCTGCGCGGCGTGTAGTAAAACTCGCACTCGCTGTCCAGGCCGTTTTGCGCTAGCGTCTCGCGCCATTTTGACGCTACGTTGCCGCACTCTTTTAAAAACGGGATCGCCGGCAACTCCTCGACGCCGATCTCCACGATCAGTTCTTTTGTTTCGCTCATTTTTTATCCTTTTTTAAATTTTGTCTTCTTTTGCTTCTCTCAAGCGTCTGCGTGACGAATCCGCGCATCAAAAATATCACGAAAAGCACGAATGCGCCCAGCACCAATGCGTCAATTATCTTCATTTTCTATCCAAATTTGAGGTTCATTTTTATAGCTCACTACGCGAGCGGACGTAAAAATCGCCTCTTTTTCGTTGCGCAGTTTGCCCTTAGCGCCGTAAATTTTAATGTCTCCGTACGGCGTGTAAAGCCTGCCGTTTCGCACTTCGCCGCCGATACGACCAAATACGTCGCCCGCGCGCGCTTGTTTTAGGTTTTTAGCATCCAGCATCTGCTCACGTGGATCTTGCGTTTCCTCGTAAATTTTCACCGCATAATGCGAGCTGATCTCAAGATTACCCTTAAATTCGTCTAGGCGGTTTACCGCTACGTCCATGATCTGGCCGAGCTTTGCATCGTTTTTTGGCTCATAAACGTAGATACCGCGCTTATCCTGCGCTAGCGTGAAGCCTTTTTTATCTTTTTGAACGACCGTAGCGCGTTTTAGCAAAACGGGCAAATTTGACTTTTTTGACAGCTCGCCGACCCGCGCTTCGGCGATATTTTGCAGCGTATTTTTAGCGTTTTTATCAAAATTTAGCCTAAAAACCAACGCGAAATGATCCGAAATTTGCTCTCCCTCTCGCTCAGCCTTAAAGCTGTTTAAAATGAAATTTTGGCTAAGCGCGTCTTTGGAGATCAGGACGTGATCGAGCGCGTTTAGGCTCGTGTGCGAATAGCGCTCATGCTTTGGTAAAAACGCCCAAAGATTGGTTAAATTTTTACTAGCCGCAAGATCGCCCAGCAGCTCCTTATCTCCGTAAGGCGTATTAAAATCACCCAAAACCGCGACCTTTTCGGTATCTGCTAAGGCCGATTTTAGAGTGACAAAAGCCGTTTTTCTCTGCTTTAACGGATTTTTCCTAGCGGGAAAATGTAAATTTAAAAGGCTAAATTTTTGCCCGTTAACCTCAAAATCAAGCCTTAAAATGTCCCTTGTTTTTACGTTTGGCACGCTAAAGATTTGCGTTTTTTCAGGCTTTACGCGAGAGATAACGGCTAGTCCTACGGGGCCGTTTTTACCCTTTGAAAAGGCAAAATATTTATAGCCCGCTTCCTTCATCAACTCTTTTAAAACCATTTCGTTTTCTATCTCTTGAAGCGCGATGATATCGGCGTTTAGCTCTTTTATCTTTGCGCTTACGGCTTTAAATTTGGCGCTTGCTTTTTTCTCGTTCCACTCCGATTTGCCGACGACGAAATCCTTGTACTCGCTGCCGTCGTTTTTAGCGTCAAATAAATTTTGCGCGTTAAACGTAGCGATCTTTAACTCGGCGCCCACCACAAAAACGGCGAAAAATAGAGCCGCAAAAAAGAGCGCAAAGAGCCTATTTACCGTAAATTTCATAGCGCGCTTCCAAGTCCTGACTGGGCGAAATTTTGCCTGATAGCCTCATACGCGATGATGCCCGCGCTCGTGGCTAAATTTAAGCTCCTGCCATGCTCGCCCATCGGGATTTTGATCGCATTTGCGAAATTTCGCTCCATCAGCTCCATAGGCAGGCCCGTACTTTCGCCGCCGAAAAACAGAAAGTCGCCCTTTTTAAACTCCGCTTCAAAATAAAATTTATGAGCCTTCGTCGTTGCATAAAAAAATCTATCCTCGAACTGGGCGTTTGCGTGCAAAAACTCGTCCAAACTTTCCCAAATTACCGGATTTAGCAGCGCCCAGTAATCAAGCCCTGCGCGCCTAACAGCCTTTTCGCTGATGTCAAAAACAGTCGGTTTGATTATATGAAGCTTAAGGTTTGCATTTACGCACATGCGGCCGATCGAGCCTGTATTTTGGGGGATTTGAGGATGAACGAGGACTATATTAAACATTTAAAAAGCCGCCTTAGCAC is a window from the Campylobacter massiliensis genome containing:
- a CDS encoding endonuclease/exonuclease/phosphatase family protein, which gives rise to MKFTVNRLFALFFAALFFAVFVVGAELKIATFNAQNLFDAKNDGSEYKDFVVGKSEWNEKKASAKFKAVSAKIKELNADIIALQEIENEMVLKELMKEAGYKYFAFSKGKNGPVGLAVISRVKPEKTQIFSVPNVKTRDILRLDFEVNGQKFSLLNLHFPARKNPLKQRKTAFVTLKSALADTEKVAVLGDFNTPYGDKELLGDLAASKNLTNLWAFLPKHERYSHTSLNALDHVLISKDALSQNFILNSFKAEREGEQISDHFALVFRLNFDKNAKNTLQNIAEARVGELSKKSNLPVLLKRATVVQKDKKGFTLAQDKRGIYVYEPKNDAKLGQIMDVAVNRLDEFKGNLEISSHYAVKIYEETQDPREQMLDAKNLKQARAGDVFGRIGGEVRNGRLYTPYGDIKIYGAKGKLRNEKEAIFTSARVVSYKNEPQIWIENEDN
- a CDS encoding helicase; translation: MNISGQLLNLQTHRKVAKIGMSVTLATVCLTALGLKGRNKSRCEKLHTIAGIAFVGFSLYHAGLYENGIFRNMIVNANKKNAEAKRLASDDKDK
- a CDS encoding tRNA (cytidine(34)-2'-O)-methyltransferase → MFNIVLVHPQIPQNTGSIGRMCVNANLKLHIIKPTVFDISEKAVRRAGLDYWALLNPVIWESLDEFLHANAQFEDRFFYATTKAHKFYFEAEFKKGDFLFFGGESTGLPMELMERNFANAIKIPMGEHGRSLNLATSAGIIAYEAIRQNFAQSGLGSAL
- the modD gene encoding ModD protein: MIKINDAEILAYIGEDLPYFDLTTSLQGIRKNAVLTILPREDVTVSCVDVAAGIARLLDCEAQICVPNSAVAAAKEPIVKISGSYDNVHKAWKLAQICLEYACRIATCARAMNEAAKSVNPKCEILATRKSFPFAKKFCLKAVLEGDCGIHRLNLSDSVLFFKNHIKAYDSYEEFLAQIPTFKAKAPERKIAVECENLDDCEALLRAGADVVQCDKFTPEAVKQAVDLRDKIAPNAALVASGGINLKNVREFAITGADALVTSAMYTQGMADITAVLEIV
- the glyS gene encoding glycine--tRNA ligase subunit beta; translation: MSETKELIVEIGVEELPAIPFLKECGNVASKWRETLAQNGLDSECEFYYTPRRIAFYHPKFAVRQEDGFSEFIGAPRQVAQKDGAWTPAALSFAKKCGIAESELKFETVGGKEVLYYKKPVAGKPSSELLGDMIEKFLLGLNFGKSMRWGEGKFEFIRPVRSFLCLLGDEVVKFNKFDVESGDSIFMHRSVSYDKFTVKNAKDYFAAMPKIGVILDQNARREKILSEFKQIEAKNGVTVEVDEALLDEVVAITEHPTALLGGFEREFLEVPSEVIITSMKENQRYFPVFEGGKLANRFVVVSNAISPEPALIVKGNEKVLRARLSDAMFFWRSDLAHEFGPEKLKNITYLKELGSTFDKSVRELGVAKRLAKICTDRLKACAGEGYEALLERAVMLSKADLTTQMVYEFTELQGVMGGYYAAAKGENENVVTAIKEQYLPSGEASALPSTIFSSVVALAIKLETLIGLFSAGKIPSGNKDPYALRRAANGVIKIIQNENLNFDIAAFLRETAEGYAKFDVEALINFIFDRLYTFFDVNPSVVKACLASKKGDVLAQCEAIEALGAICAADDFRQNFSTFKRLANIIKDENFGAVDEAKFENQSEKKLNDAFKAAVKAGGSYSERLKNLFGLKAAIDEFFDNVMINAEDELVRKNRLALVGQIYAEFLKIADIKEISL